A genomic region of Ammospiza nelsoni isolate bAmmNel1 chromosome 3, bAmmNel1.pri, whole genome shotgun sequence contains the following coding sequences:
- the KIAA0408 gene encoding uncharacterized protein KIAA0408 homolog codes for MKGNIQGRKKKRRAVFAVAQTLAMDLREQLENTERNWNKEKMELLERFDNERKEWECQWKLMQKKIEELYQEVKLRRESNMTIHDSKAIQSKMLQLSMHCPTLQESDTAELNHQHNVAKDRMEKGSLLGVTGHEWKEPRNKSRNNILLVDNLAFENHEEPQDSLTIKTSEQNTRNYIGDLNVALKELARVSEELCSYQEEIRKKSNHRRMKSLPFLGEFEETQNTVILPEMNHVSSNESQTLVAFETEEHNNRKNLMSSTRALKEISYGSLTGDIGTDFRPWQKKEAPPVPPRSTSRHLTNSLSAVIQLSEAPIRDPGIKSNCKAQDCWNGGKLRNPSPVNKNKSAVACANEGQAVKVPVMVTAPIPVTKNECNVPTNFCHNTWAYDMGKLGKDNKNEPSSLSAQKSCSDGNMAQSNKMHQKQNTKSHSSPFYSNDFYAPATSHNDLLEDTRYPLGKSQRNETLAAKIDEFNRTVFHTDKRNNALQENQVPQTASEDHKPCGPPCDSAASRAETVNTPCVSNAKLSAAKEQETNNTSKAVRTAGQQKHMNGLPNTSGYRHMLHEHDWRPSNLSGRPRSADSRSNYGVVEKLLKTYEKSTVTSPCNAKCCKDKRTQANSEFTNGGCETLSQYLEMLQIEQEKQDFPRNSARHIGQQLKQGKERQKLPEICVPVKCSSEKGFSRPARPANRRLPSRWASRSPSAPPAVRRTVYNSVSFRSETSVV; via the exons ATGAAAG GAAACAttcagggaagaaagaaaaaaaggagagctGTCTTTGCTGTTGCACAGACTTTAGCCATGGACCTGCGTGAACAACTGGAGAATACTGAGAGGAactggaataaagaaaaaatggaattgcTGGAGAGATTTGACAATGAAAGGAAAGAATGGGAATGTCAATGGAAGCTCatgcagaagaaaatagaaGAG CTTTACCAGGAGGTAAAACTTAGAAGGGAGAGCAATATGACCATCCATGATAGCAAGGCCATTCAGAGCAAGATGCTGCAGCTGTCCATGCATTGCCCTACTTTGCAAGAGAGTGACACAGCGGAGCTGAACCATCAACACAATGTGGCAAAGGACAGAATGGAGAAAGGGAGTCTGCTTGGTGTAACAGGACACGAATGGAAGGAGCCCAGAAACAAGAGCAGAAACAATATTCTGTTAGTGGACAATCTGGCCTTTGAGAACCACGAAGAACCTCAAGACAGCCTCACCATTAAAACCTCTGAGCAGAATACCAGAAATTATATTGGTGATCTCAATGTA gCTCTTAAAGAACTTGCCAGAGTCAGTGAAGAATTATGCAGCTATCAAGAGGAAATTCGAAAGAAGTCCAATCACAGAAG AATGAAGTCACTTCCTTTCCTGGGGGAATTTGAGGAAACCCAAAACACAGTTATCCTGCCTGAGATGAACCATGTGTCCAGCAATGAATCACAGACTTTGGTTGCTTTTGAAACAGAGGAACATAATAATAGGAAGAATCTGATGAGCTCCACCAGGGCTTTGAAGGAGATTTCTTATGGTAGTCTTACTGGTGACATAGGAACAGATTTCAGACCTTGGCAAAAGAAAGAAGCTCCACCAGTTCCTCCACGGAGCACTTCTCGGCACCTAACAAACTCACTTTCTGCAGTCATACAGCTTTCAGAAGCACCCATAAGAGATCCAGGCATCAAAAGCAATTGCAAGGCTCAGGATTGTTGGAATGGGGGGAAACTGAGGAATCCTTCACctgtaaacaaaaataaatctgcagtAGCCTGTGCAAATGAAGGGCAGGCTGTGAAAGTCCCTGTAATGGTAACTGCTCCAATACCTGTAACCAAAAATGAGTGCAACGTTCCAACAAATTTCTGCCACAACACATGGGCATATGATATGGGCAAGCTTggaaaagacaataaaaatgagCCTTCCTCACTCTCAGCCCAAAAGAGCTGTTCAGATGGAAATATGGCCCAAAGCAACAAGATGCATCAGAAACAAAATACCAAGTCTCACAGCAGCCCTTTTTACAGCAATGACTTTTATGCCCCTGCTACCTCGCACAATGATCTTTTGGAGGACACCAGGTATCCTTTGGGAAAGAGCCAAAGAAATGAAACACTAGCAGCAAAGATTGATGAGTTTAATCGCACTGTATTTCACACAGACAAACGTAACAATGCTCTGCAGGAAAATCAGGTGCCTCAAACAGCCTCAGAAGATCACAAACCCTGCGGTCCACCCTGTGACTCTGCTGCTAGCAGGGCAGAAACTGTAAATACGCCTTGTGTTTCAAATGCCAAGCTCTCTGCAGCAAAGGAGCAAGAAACTAACAACACCAGCAAAGCTGtcaggacagcagggcagcaaaAACACATGAATGGACTTCCAAATACCAGTGGTTATAGGCACATGCTTCACGAGCATGACTGGAGACCAAGTAATTTATCCGGCCGCCCGCGCTCAGCTGACTCAAGGTCCAACTATGGTGTTgttgaaaagcttttgaaaaccTATGAAAAATCAACTGTGACTTCTCCGTGTAATGCAAAATGCTGCAAAGATAAGAGGACACAGGCAAATTCTGAATTCACCAATGGGGGTTGCGAGACACTGAGTCAGTATTTAGAAATGCTCCAGATTGAGCAAGAAAAACAAGACTTTCCGAGGAATTCAGCCAGGCATATTGGGCAGCAACTCAAGCAAGGAAAAGAGAGGCAGAAGTTACCAGAG ATATGTGTGCCAGTGAAATGTTCCAGTGAGAAGGGCTTCTCCCGTCCCGCTCGGCCGGCAAATCGACGCCTACCTTCCAGATGGGCATCCAGATCCCCATCAGCACCGCCTGCTGTGAGAAGAACAGTGTACAACTCTGTCTCCTTTCGGTCAGAGACCTCAGTAGTCTGA